TAACCAAAAATCCTCGTGTGTAAGAAACTTCTTTAGTTCCGCTAAATCCTTCTTTTCAGAGAGCAACTCACCCAACCCTTTAATCGCATACCACCGGGTAAGCACTTCTTTTGTATTATCCTCTGCGATAATGCGTAACCGCGGAATAATACTTTTCTTATCCCCAACCCTGATTACAGTCTTTATCGCCTGGTTAACAACAGAATTATTCTTATCTTCCAACAATTTTATTAACGCATCATCAACAGCAGCGGTACTTTTTGTTAGTCCATCTTGAAGAGTATCAACAGCCATTACCGCCTGTAACCTAACCTCGTCGTTATCATCTGTGAAAAGCGGAACGATCTCCGCTACAGCAGATACCATTTTTATTTCAGCTATTGCACTCAAAGCTGTACGGCGAACATTCCAAGAAGTGTCCTTCAACGCGGACATGTATAATTTAGCAATACTCCCTTTCACCTGTTCATCCACAGGCTTGATACGCCTTAACGTTTCCAGGCACCACCAGCGTAATCCCGGGTTATCATTAATAAATGCTTTCACTAAAACCGTAACTGCCTGATCTCCATATGCAGCGATATTATCCGCTGCAACTTCACGAACATCGTACGTTGCACTGTAATGATTGTAATACGGATCAGCCAGTGCTTTTATTAGTAACTCAAGACTTTTTTCATCCTTACTTTTTCCCAACATACGGCACGCATCAATTTTTTGTTTAGGCAACCCGTTTGCCAACAATTCCTCCGGCGTAGTCCCCATAGGTTTCCCAGCTTTTATTGCCTTAACTTTTTCATACTGTTCTTCTATATTCTTCGTGTTTTCTTTATCACCCAGGTTTTGGTATACACTGATTAACAACCCATAAGCTTCAATCCCCATAGGGTCATAATAATCAATTATCTCGTGAAGTTCACGTTTAGCTTCAATAAAACGGTTATTATTAACTGCATCTCTTGCTAATTGATAATGGAATAATGTTTCTTCTTGAGTTGGCTCGGAAGACATACCGGTTTGCGGATAAGTAAGAATAAAGACCGGGCATATTATACTGAATATAACAACGTGTTTATAGAAATTACCAATTTCGTTTACCAAAAACCCCTCCGTATTCAAGATGAAATATCCCTAAAGCAATACGACATGTGTTATAGTACCCAATACTATTATATAGAGTATAAATAAAATTATAAGTAAAGTAAACAAGAAAAAAAGTAGATTATATTACTTCTCTATTAAACTGCGCGCGCAACGGAACCCCACGAACTGCGACGCCTTCTTGGGTTCAAAATATCCGCGGTATGAACTATGCATAACATCCTGTAAATCATCCCACCCGCCGCCACGACAGATTTTGTACATCCCCTCTTTTGGCCCTACAGGGTTTTCCCTGGGTGATTGCGTATAATATTTTTCGTCATACCAATCCTCGCACCACTCCCACGCATTACCCGCCATATTATAACACCCGTAAACACTGCGCCCATCCTTATTTGCATTAACCGCGGTTGCCCATAGTGATGCGTTCACCGCGGTTTGCGCGCGATTAGCGTACCATAGATTACCCCAGGGAAACCGCCGCCCGGCAGTACCCCTCGCAGCTTTTTCCCATTCCGCTTCCGTAGGTAAACGTTTCCCCGCCCATTTAGCATACGCCCCTGCATCGTTCCAGGTTACCCCGAGCACAGGATGGCCAGGCTCACGGTTATTCTTATCCCATTTCCCTTCAGATTGATAATTCGTTGCATTAACAAACTCTGTGTACTCACGGTTGGTGACTTCATATTTATCAATATAATACGCGTTAAGATAAACCTCATGTTCCGGGCGTTCATTACCGTTTTGAGTATTTGATCCCATAATAAACTTCCCTGCGGGGATCAAGATCTCGGGGGTCTCCGGGTCAGAATCCGGAAGGAATCTGCGTGCACCAAAAAACCGTCCTTGATAATACTCATCATTAAGTTCACCGACGGTAATACCATTTTTTGTACTGGCATGAATAAAATTCCCATTCCCCGCATAAATACCGGTATGCGACGCGCCGGGACGGTAGGTTGTAAAATATACAGCATCCCCGGGCTTCAGTTCTTCTCTGGTTATAATAGTTCCATACGCGCACTGCGGACGGCAGTCACGCGGAATAATTATACCGTTCTGCCGATAAGTACTATAGGTAAATCCTGAACAATCAAACCCCTTACTAGAATTTGCACCCCATACATATGGTATTGCCATATACTTCTTCGCTGTAGTAACAATATTCGCACGGACTTCATCTTCTGTTAGTTCACGCCGGGTATTAACCACCGCCGCACTGGACGAAACATAACCGTAGGTATACCCGTTCTTCCCTACCGGAGCTAAAACCTTGAACCATCCCGTCTGCTCGGATTCAAACGGTAAAATCACACCCGCAGAAATGTTCTCAACAATTTTTGTTAATGTCTTGGTATCAACAAATATATCCGTCAGTGTATCGATAACCAACACCTGTCTTTTATTAATTTTTTGCAGATACTCATTAACTTTTTTGCCGGTATACACTGCCTCTTTTTCTACCCATCCGAGATAATCACCCTGGGAGTCCAAGGTTAGTTTCACCCAGCCAGGCTGTTCCTCTATTACCTTTACAGTATCCCCGTACATCGCCTGGGTTAAGATTTCAGCTTCCGCTGAAGGATCACGGTACAGCCATGCCAGCGGCACTGTTACAATTCCCGGGGTACTTTCATCAATACCGTTACCGTTTTTCATATCCGCCCCGCTGTTTCCTGGAAAGACCATGTTTCCCGCACTTGCGATAACTATCACCGCAGCACATGCTAACCATCCTTTTTTCATAACCCCTCTTTTAATAGAATTACTTTTTTAATACCGTATCTAACGCGGTATCCACAATTTTTACCGCCCGGTCAATATCAGTTTTTGTTATAAAATACGACGGTAAAAACCGTGCCACCGTATTATGCGTACAGTTTATCAATAACCCGTTTTTCTGGCACTGCTTAACAACATCTCCACCGGGTTCTTTAAGATCTATACCTATCATTAACCCGATCCCGCGTATCTCCTTAATCCCCTCGTATTTAAATTTCAGTGTATTAAGCTTATCCTTAAAATATTTTCCTAAAGCCACAACTTTAGACAATACCGATGGAGTGAGTTGTTTAACCACTTCCACTGCAGCTGCACTGATAATAGGATTCGCACCGAATGTTGACCCATGATCACCGTAGGACATATACTTTGCAACCTCCGGAACAACAACCGTTGCGCCAATAGGCAGCCCGTTTGCCAACCCTTTCGCAAAAGTTATGATATCCGGCTTAACTCCGTGATAATTTTGGTACCCGCAAAACTTACCGGTCCTCCCGAGCCCGCACTGTACCTCGTCGAATATCATCAGTATTTTATGTGATTTACAAAGTTTTACAAGCGCGGACATAAATTTAGGATCAGCGATGTGTACCCCGCCCTCACCCTGGACTGCTTCTATCATTACAGCCACGGTCTTTTTGTTAACCAACCGTTTTACTGACACGATATCGTTAAACTTTGCGTACTTAAACCCTGCAACCATTGGCCCAAAATTTTTCCGGAACTTTGCCTGCCCGGTAGCTGAAATTGTAGCAATTGTACGCCCGTGGAATGAATTCTCAAACGTAATAATCTCATACCTCTTTTTATTACCGGTACTCGCGCCGTACCGCCGTACCGCCTTGATTGCGCATTCATTAGCTTCCGCACCGGAATTTGAAAAAAACACGTACCCTTTTTTAACAGTATTATTTATCAACAATTCAGCAAGCGCAGTTGACGGTTTTGTGTAATACAAATTTGATGTATGCCCCAGGAGTTTAACCTGTTTTGTGATAGCGGCTATTACCCGGGGATTACAATGCCCGAGGATTGTTACGCTTATCCCCGCGAGAAAATCAAGATACTTTTTTCCGTTAATATCCCACACATACTGGCCTTTGCCTTTTGTCAGTACCAACTCATTACGTTTATATGTTTGCCAGATAAACGTTTTATCTTTTTCAATTAAATGTTTCATTTTGTTCTTTTCTCTACCTTATAACCCTTGTATTTTTTACATTGTTACCCCAGCAATTATTGGTGATAACAACTTCCCCCACGCCTTTTTTTATTGTCTCCACACATGACCTGATCTTGGGTATCATCCCGCCGGTAATTATGCCGGTGGATATCATTTTGTTAACATTCCCGGTACGTACTATAGGGACAACATTACCTTGAGCATCCAGTACACCGGGAACATCGGTAAGGAATACCAGCCTCCGCGCGTGTAACGCCACAGCGACTTCCGCAGCGAAAGTGTCAGCGTTAAGATTCAACGCGCTACACGTTTTTTTGTTAGTTGCGATCGGTGATATCACTGGAACAATGTTTTGTTTTATCAATACGTGTATCACTCCAGGATTGATTTTAACAGTTTTCCCAACGAACCCCAGTTTTTTTATAGGTTTTGCGTACACCATCCCGGCATCCCGGCCGGATAACCCTACCGCCGTGATACCGCAGGTGTTAAATTCAGCAACCAGTTGTTTATTAACCTTACCGGATAACACCATCTCCGCTGCAGATAAGGTTTCCTCATCGGTAAACCTCAATCCATTAACAAACTTGGTTTTAATCCCCAACCGGTCAAGCAACTGCGTTATTTCCTTACCCCCGCCGTGAATGATCACCACCGCGTGTGTACGAATAAGTTTTTTTGTGTACCCAAAAAACGCGTGTTTAAGCTTCACATCTTTTAATACGCTACCGCCGTATTTAATTACTACTAAATCTTTCATAAAAACATAGCTCCATGTTTCAAATAAATAATAAATGTGTTAAAATTATTATACTAGATTTCGATGGATAAACAAAAACTATAGAATAATTATTAACATACCTGTTTTATATATTGTTTACTATAATTACATTAATATGACAAGGCACAATAAATGAATAGAAATACGCTAATCATCTGCTTAAGTATAGTTGTTTTATGTTTTAATAATGCATATTCGGAAAATCAAAAATTAAACATCGCAGTTGCAGATTTCAACGCACGAAATGTCAGCGAGTTAGATTCAGCTGCAATATCGGATTTGGTACGGACAGAACTTGTACGCCTCGATTCATACAATGTTGTAGACCGTGGAAACATGGAAAAAATATTGGCGGAACAGAAGTTTCAATTACAAAACTGTACCGATCAAGAATGCATTATTAAAATGGGTAGATTACTTAACGTAGAAAAGATAGTTACCGGATATGTAATCAAAATAGAAGGTGTTTACCAAATTTCTATAAGTTTTGTTAATGTTGAGACTGGTAAAATAGAGCAATCCGAACGTATGCGATGTATAAATACCCGGGATTTCGCCAAACTGACAGAAAATTTGGTATTGAAACTAACTCGAAAAGACGAAGTGTCACAATCAAATATTTCTACTGGATTACAGATAACTGAAATTATTGACAAAGAAAAGATTATAGTGAATAAAGGAAAGTTTGATAATATGCGAGTTGGCGGCATTTATTTGGTTATCAACAACAAATCGCAAAAGAAGGGGTATATTAGAATTATAGAAACGGGGAACATTACTTCCACCGCTCTGATAATAGATGAGCGAGAAAGTAAAATATCAGCCGAAGACTTCTTGAAATATTCGTATTTTTACTATAGATGGGGACTTGGATTCAAGATATCCTTTCCTTCACAAGCAATGATTTGTTTAAATTATCGTGATGATATAAGACTAGGCTTTGAATTAAGTCTTGGTGAGAATGGTACAGATTTTTATACAAGTATTGAGGGAAGTGGACAAATGAGAGTGAATTGTATCAAATATATGATTCCAATCGTAATTAGGTACTATTCTTTTATTAACGACTTTTTAACTGCATATACCGGTGGCGGACTTTCCCTTGGTCGCTATGGGTATGGAAACGAAACAATATATAAAATAAAACCTGTTTTTTGCATGGGATTAGAATGGCTGCTTTATTCACAATTAAGTGCATGTATTGACTATAAACAATACGTTGGGATGGAAACATTTATGGACCACTCAACAGATATAGGATCTTTTAATATTGGCGTGAGTTATCATTTTATTTCAAAAATATGAGGTTTATTATAATGAATAAAATGCTGTCTTTTACACTATTTCTGCTTATTTTGATTATTCTGGAATCAAATATTTTTTCAGCAGATAAACCTAATATTGCTATTGCAGAATTCGCTGCCAGAAATGTTAGCGAAGTGGATGCTGTAGCGATATCAGACATTATACGTATTGAACTAGTTAGAATTAATCAATTTAATATTATAGAACGAAAAAACATGGAATCGATACTTAAAGAACAAATGTTCCAGTTACAGGGTTGCACTGATCAGGAATGTGCTGTTAAAATGGGTCGTATTTTAAACGCAAATTTAATGGTAATCGGAACAGTATTTAAAATTGAACAAATATATCATATAACCGCAGATATAATAAATGTTGAAACAGGGAAGATAGAACGTTCAGAAAGAGTGCAATGTAATAGACCTCAAGACATTTTCTCAGCTGCCGAAGCAATTGCTATTCTGCTCTCTGGAGGGAAACAAGCGAGGGAAAGAATAAATTCATTCCAAATACAGGTAAATGAAGTTATAGACAATAAGCGTGTTGTTATTAACAAAGGTTCAATAGATAACATTACAAAGAAATCCATCTACAAAGTATTTGACGAGGATTTTATAGAAACGGGGTATCTAAAAATAATTGAAACAAAACCAAATACGTCTATAGCCGAAGTTCTGAAATCAAAAAAACAAATTCAAACAGGATACCCTTTAAAATATAATTCTAAAGAGTATGGATATGGTATAGGAATGTATCTTACCACTTATGATCTTCTTATTAACTTAAATATTTATGACAAAAGAAGTCATAGTTTAGAAATCAATCTTGGCGCTGTACATGGAGAATCCCGCGAAATTGTCTATTCATATCCTTGTTTTGTAAAGTGGTATCTCACAGACTTTTATAACGATATCTCTGGATACTTAGGAATAGGATTATCAATGGTTGGCTTTTACTCAAGTGATAAGACCTTCGCTAGTATATCACCAGTGCTGAATACTGGAATTATCTTTTTTGCTAATAAACTTATTCATTTTTCCACGAATGCTATATATTTTATAAACACCAGTCGATTGGATGGACAATTATCTAGTTATTTATGGTTTAATTGTGGTATCAGTATTCATTACTGATCTATTCAAACCAGATTTTCATCAACCATTCTATATTCTTACTTTTTCAAAACTAACAACGACACTGTCCACGCTCTAATCTTATCCCAATCCCTGAAATCTCCGGTTTTTGTTATACCGATAAACGTTCCTGCCATCCATTTCATAAACCATCCCTTGGGATCCGGACCCTGTAGCTTGCCTGCAAACACTGTCTTATTTATGGTTGTAAGTTTACACGCAACCCTATCCGCATAAACAAGCGCTTCCTTCTGTTTTTTTTCCTTAGGCGACGCCATCTTTGCGCAGGCAGCGAATACCGCAACCTTTTTCCCGTTAAGCGCCGCACGGTTTTTATTTATAAACAACGGGATCTCCTTATGCGGCTGCCCGCCATAAATCCCGGAACCAATAATAACAAGTTCATACTTTGATAAATCCATAGCAGTATCCGCAGCAGGTATTGTGTCAACAACGCATGATTGTTTTTCAAGATACCCTTTCATATTCTGCCCGATCTCCGCAGTTGACCCTTTTGTTGAACCAGTAACAATCAATACGCTAATCATCTTTGCCTCCACACTAATACTTGCTTGTATCAAAAACATCAATAACACAGGCATCAACACTTTTTTCATTAGCCATCCTCCCGCTAAAAAACTATTGTTATTAATTTATTATATAAGATTTATTACACAGGCTTACCCATAATCTTGACAAAACCAGGCAGTTGTATTATTATTTTATAATAAGTATTTCATTTGGACGAACGTTCGTAGAAAGTATTGTTTAGTGTTACCGGTAGTAACCACCATTTCGATGATAACTCAGTGGTTCTCCATTTGGTTAATGAAAGAGTATATAAGTAAAGTATATGAACATTTTTGATATCACCCGCATTTTTCTGATAGACCCGTTATCCCTGTTTTTTGTTATTACTATACTGTTAATATCAATACTATCCGCAATATACTCCATTGGCTACCTCAAGGATTCATATTCCGCCAATAAAATTACGTTAAACTGGGTATTACTAACACTATTTACAGCATCCATGCTTTTTGTGGTGACAACCGGTAACGCCCTGCTTTTTTTATTCGCCTGGGAGATAATGTCATTAACCTCGTATTTTCTGGTAGTATTTGACAACGAGGAAGACAAAGCGGTTAAAGCTGGGATAATATATATCGTAATGGCGCATATCGGCACCGCGTTCATCACGGTAGCTTTTCTGTTGATGTACAAACACGCCGGTACGTTTGATTTTGAAGCACTAAAAACTGCATGCCGGACAATGCCCGGAACTACCAAAAACCTTGTCTTCATTCTATTATTCCTGGGATTCGGCACAAAAGCAGGGATTGTACCGTTACACATCTGGCTACCCTATGCACATCCCCAGGCGCCAAGCCATATCTCAAGCATCATGTCCGGTGTAATGATAAAAACCGCGATTTACGGAATGATACGTTTTATTATTTATATCCTTGGGATTAACTCCGCGTGGTGGGGACAGGTAGTACTGGTGATTGCCTCAATTTCCTGTATCGCCGGTGTTATGTACGCTTTGATGGAACACGACCTAAAAAAATTATTGGCATACTGCAGTGTTGAAAACATCGGTATAATCCTGCTGGGTATCGGCGCAGCAATGGTATTCATTTCTATCAACCAACCCATTTTGGCGGTACTCTCGATGACTGCCGGGTTATACCATCTCATCAACCACGCAATTTTTAAAAGTTTACTCTTCCTCTGTGCGGGTAGCGTATACAAAGCTACTACGGGGATACGTAATATGGAAGACCTTGGCGGGTTGATAAAGACCATGCCGTTAACCGCGCTCTCGTTTTTATTTGGAGCAATGGCGATCTCAGCATTACCCCCGTTAAACGGCTTCATCAGTGAATGGCTGACACTACAATCCCTCTTCTTTGGCGCGTTAAACGGTAACGGATACTACAGAATATTTTTTAGCGTAACTGCCGCAGTACTTGCGCTTACCAGCGGGTTAGCCGCAGCATGTTTTGTAAAAGCATTCGGGATAACCTTCCTGGCGATGCCCCGCAGTGACGCTGCGCGTAACGCCAAAGACCCCAGCCCGGTGATGACATCCGTAACAATCATTATGTCATTTTTAACCATCCTCTTTGGCCTGGCATCCGTACCGGTAATCAGATGGTTATCAGGAGTATCCTCAAACATTACAGGAATAAATATTAACGGTACAACTTTTGCATTGAACAACTTCACTATCTGCACGGACGCAACAAGCAGGGTATATATGTCCAGCACAATACTGGCATTAACACTAGTGGTAGCGATCGGGATAATCGCTGTCATTGTTTTCCGGAAAACAATGAATAATAAAATCGTTGAAACCAGAACCTGGGGCTGCGGGTATTACAACCTTGATGCACGGACGGAATACACCGCCACAGCGTTCTCAACACCTTTTAAAATAGCATTCAGTTTTTTACTTTTACCCCACAGCAAAACCGTGAAAACACGTATAGCGCCGTACTACATAAAATCCTTTAAGTACGAAACCACCACTGCGTCTGTGTTTAAACAATACATATACGATATAGCAATTAATATTATTTATACACTCGCAATGCGGGTCCGTAAAATCCAGCCGGGTAGTATACAGATATATCTTGGTTATATATTTATAACAATAATACTATTAATCATTTTTATGAACAGGTTTTAATCATTATATGGACACTATACTGGCAATAATACAAACACTGGTACTGATAAGCATCGCTCCGTTATTAAGCGGCGTGATCCGTAAAATTAAGAATACGCTACGCATGCGGCAAGGCGCGCCGGTATTACAACCGTACTACAACCTCTCAAAACTTTTTATTAAAGATGACACTTTTTCTACGACATCCTCATGGATACTGCGTATCACGCCATACATAGTCCTTGGATCCACGATTACTGCGTTGTTACTTGTCCCGTCGATAATCCGCGGTATTTCTTTGGAGTACACCGGTGATTTTATTACACTAATTTTTGTACTTGCCCTTGGCCGTTTTTTTCTGGCATTAGCCGGGCTGGATACCGGCAGTGCATTCGGCGGGATGGGCTCTTCCCGTGAAATGTTTATCTCCGCGTTTGTAGAACCTGTAGCTTTAGCTTCGATCTTCACTATCTGCCTAAGCTGCGGAAGTACAAATTTAAATATTGTCTCCACACTGGTACAGATGCGTATCTCTACGGTAATCGCTGCAGCTGCATTGTTTGTAATAACAATCGCTGAAACTTCACGCCTGCCAGTGGACAACCAGGAAACACATCTTGAACTAACAATGGTACATGAAGCAATGATCCTCGAATATTCAGGAAGATCACTGGCAATGATAGAACTTGCTGCGCATATTAAACAAATACTGTTCTTCACTTTAATCTCACTCCTCTTTTTCCCGCCAGGGATATTAGAGGGCAGCGGATTATGGTTTTACGCTGCTGATGCCGCGATGTATATTACAAAACTCGCAGCACTTGCATTAATAATGTCTGTACTTGAAATAATGATTGCCAAGCTGCGCTTATTCCGCGTACCTGACCTGCTTGTATTCAGTTTTGTCCTTTCCTGTATTGCAGTAGTAATAACGTCACTGGGGTATTGATCGTATGAACATATTTTTGATAGCTATCCTTATAATGTCGTATATAATGGTAATATCAAAACGCATGACGTCGATTATTAACATGTTTTCATTACAATCCTTCTTCCTGTTTTTATCAACATTTTTAATTGCCATGGAACTCAGCAGCGTAGAACTCTACGTTGTCTCTGCGTTGATACTTATATTAAAAGTAATACTTATCCCGTGGTTCCTCCACGACATCGTAAAAAAAGTGCACGCAGACAGTAACCTTGGGTTTTATATCAACCCCATACTATCGCTCTTCATTGCGATACTGTTAACTTACCTTGCATACTTTTTTACCTTACGCATAATGCCGGCTGATAATCATTTTGATACCATAGCGTTTATAGTATCGCTCTCTGTAATTTTAATCGGTTTATTTATTATGGTCTTCCGCATTAAAGCGTTAACACAGGTTATTGGTTTACTGATAATGGAAAACGGCCTTTTTCTTGCTGCGGTAGCTATGTGCGGAAGCATGCCGTTTTTTGTAGAGATTGCACTTTTCTTTGATATATTCATGTTTGTAATCATCATCGGCATATTTGTATACCGTATAAACGAGTTATTTACGCATATCGATGTGGATAAACTCAATAATTTAAGGGGATAATAACAGATGCAGGCATTATTTATTT
This genomic window from Elusimicrobiota bacterium contains:
- a CDS encoding CsgG/HfaB family protein; amino-acid sequence: MNKMLSFTLFLLILIILESNIFSADKPNIAIAEFAARNVSEVDAVAISDIIRIELVRINQFNIIERKNMESILKEQMFQLQGCTDQECAVKMGRILNANLMVIGTVFKIEQIYHITADIINVETGKIERSERVQCNRPQDIFSAAEAIAILLSGGKQARERINSFQIQVNEVIDNKRVVINKGSIDNITKKSIYKVFDEDFIETGYLKIIETKPNTSIAEVLKSKKQIQTGYPLKYNSKEYGYGIGMYLTTYDLLINLNIYDKRSHSLEINLGAVHGESREIVYSYPCFVKWYLTDFYNDISGYLGIGLSMVGFYSSDKTFASISPVLNTGIIFFANKLIHFSTNAIYFINTSRLDGQLSSYLWFNCGISIHY
- a CDS encoding CsgG/HfaB family protein, which translates into the protein MNRNTLIICLSIVVLCFNNAYSENQKLNIAVADFNARNVSELDSAAISDLVRTELVRLDSYNVVDRGNMEKILAEQKFQLQNCTDQECIIKMGRLLNVEKIVTGYVIKIEGVYQISISFVNVETGKIEQSERMRCINTRDFAKLTENLVLKLTRKDEVSQSNISTGLQITEIIDKEKIIVNKGKFDNMRVGGIYLVINNKSQKKGYIRIIETGNITSTALIIDERESKISAEDFLKYSYFYYRWGLGFKISFPSQAMICLNYRDDIRLGFELSLGENGTDFYTSIEGSGQMRVNCIKYMIPIVIRYYSFINDFLTAYTGGGLSLGRYGYGNETIYKIKPVFCMGLEWLLYSQLSACIDYKQYVGMETFMDHSTDIGSFNIGVSYHFISKI
- a CDS encoding HEAT repeat domain-containing protein — its product is MVNEIGNFYKHVVIFSIICPVFILTYPQTGMSSEPTQEETLFHYQLARDAVNNNRFIEAKRELHEIIDYYDPMGIEAYGLLISVYQNLGDKENTKNIEEQYEKVKAIKAGKPMGTTPEELLANGLPKQKIDACRMLGKSKDEKSLELLIKALADPYYNHYSATYDVREVAADNIAAYGDQAVTVLVKAFINDNPGLRWWCLETLRRIKPVDEQVKGSIAKLYMSALKDTSWNVRRTALSAIAEIKMVSAVAEIVPLFTDDNDEVRLQAVMAVDTLQDGLTKSTAAVDDALIKLLEDKNNSVVNQAIKTVIRVGDKKSIIPRLRIIAEDNTKEVLTRWYAIKGLGELLSEKKDLAELKKFLTHEDFWLRSAAATALGEEDTAAQKDLLNETAVRFSIESPDVYEEARVYSLEKALKFLESVQKEDGSFPSIYVLGTTELAALCFLNHGYTEETPVLNKAVKFILNNRKDDGTFLLETSQEGKDKKLAFTTGLAIEVLAKTGNSKYKGIIKDSVEWLKSIQNTDGGFGYYKGSRSDMTATRFALAGLNAGYDYWGYPKTDEAWIKAVNYLKSVQNTDGGFGYTKDFRRDSYGSATADGLINLLVTGSIADTVLPEKALEWIQKNYGWEANPFDPNPNHYEYYVVALARAFDLAKKEVVIDGDGVKHYWYDEVTKKLLTEQNKDGSWKVAQEPLFTTYFVEVMQLRHARKSLEGL
- a CDS encoding proton-conducting transporter membrane subunit, which gives rise to MNIFDITRIFLIDPLSLFFVITILLISILSAIYSIGYLKDSYSANKITLNWVLLTLFTASMLFVVTTGNALLFLFAWEIMSLTSYFLVVFDNEEDKAVKAGIIYIVMAHIGTAFITVAFLLMYKHAGTFDFEALKTACRTMPGTTKNLVFILLFLGFGTKAGIVPLHIWLPYAHPQAPSHISSIMSGVMIKTAIYGMIRFIIYILGINSAWWGQVVLVIASISCIAGVMYALMEHDLKKLLAYCSVENIGIILLGIGAAMVFISINQPILAVLSMTAGLYHLINHAIFKSLLFLCAGSVYKATTGIRNMEDLGGLIKTMPLTALSFLFGAMAISALPPLNGFISEWLTLQSLFFGALNGNGYYRIFFSVTAAVLALTSGLAAACFVKAFGITFLAMPRSDAARNAKDPSPVMTSVTIIMSFLTILFGLASVPVIRWLSGVSSNITGININGTTFALNNFTICTDATSRVYMSSTILALTLVVAIGIIAVIVFRKTMNNKIVETRTWGCGYYNLDARTEYTATAFSTPFKIAFSFLLLPHSKTVKTRIAPYYIKSFKYETTTASVFKQYIYDIAINIIYTLAMRVRKIQPGSIQIYLGYIFITIILLIIFMNRF
- a CDS encoding SUMF1/EgtB/PvdO family nonheme iron enzyme, whose translation is MKKGWLACAAVIVIASAGNMVFPGNSGADMKNGNGIDESTPGIVTVPLAWLYRDPSAEAEILTQAMYGDTVKVIEEQPGWVKLTLDSQGDYLGWVEKEAVYTGKKVNEYLQKINKRQVLVIDTLTDIFVDTKTLTKIVENISAGVILPFESEQTGWFKVLAPVGKNGYTYGYVSSSAAVVNTRRELTEDEVRANIVTTAKKYMAIPYVWGANSSKGFDCSGFTYSTYRQNGIIIPRDCRPQCAYGTIITREELKPGDAVYFTTYRPGASHTGIYAGNGNFIHASTKNGITVGELNDEYYQGRFFGARRFLPDSDPETPEILIPAGKFIMGSNTQNGNERPEHEVYLNAYYIDKYEVTNREYTEFVNATNYQSEGKWDKNNREPGHPVLGVTWNDAGAYAKWAGKRLPTEAEWEKAARGTAGRRFPWGNLWYANRAQTAVNASLWATAVNANKDGRSVYGCYNMAGNAWEWCEDWYDEKYYTQSPRENPVGPKEGMYKICRGGGWDDLQDVMHSSYRGYFEPKKASQFVGFRCARSLIEK
- a CDS encoding flavodoxin domain-containing protein; the protein is MKKVLMPVLLMFLIQASISVEAKMISVLIVTGSTKGSTAEIGQNMKGYLEKQSCVVDTIPAADTAMDLSKYELVIIGSGIYGGQPHKEIPLFINKNRAALNGKKVAVFAACAKMASPKEKKQKEALVYADRVACKLTTINKTVFAGKLQGPDPKGWFMKWMAGTFIGITKTGDFRDWDKIRAWTVSLLVLKK
- a CDS encoding NADH-quinone oxidoreductase subunit H encodes the protein MDTILAIIQTLVLISIAPLLSGVIRKIKNTLRMRQGAPVLQPYYNLSKLFIKDDTFSTTSSWILRITPYIVLGSTITALLLVPSIIRGISLEYTGDFITLIFVLALGRFFLALAGLDTGSAFGGMGSSREMFISAFVEPVALASIFTICLSCGSTNLNIVSTLVQMRISTVIAAAALFVITIAETSRLPVDNQETHLELTMVHEAMILEYSGRSLAMIELAAHIKQILFFTLISLLFFPPGILEGSGLWFYAADAAMYITKLAALALIMSVLEIMIAKLRLFRVPDLLVFSFVLSCIAVVITSLGY
- a CDS encoding aspartate aminotransferase family protein, whose protein sequence is MKHLIEKDKTFIWQTYKRNELVLTKGKGQYVWDINGKKYLDFLAGISVTILGHCNPRVIAAITKQVKLLGHTSNLYYTKPSTALAELLINNTVKKGYVFFSNSGAEANECAIKAVRRYGASTGNKKRYEIITFENSFHGRTIATISATGQAKFRKNFGPMVAGFKYAKFNDIVSVKRLVNKKTVAVMIEAVQGEGGVHIADPKFMSALVKLCKSHKILMIFDEVQCGLGRTGKFCGYQNYHGVKPDIITFAKGLANGLPIGATVVVPEVAKYMSYGDHGSTFGANPIISAAAVEVVKQLTPSVLSKVVALGKYFKDKLNTLKFKYEGIKEIRGIGLMIGIDLKEPGGDVVKQCQKNGLLINCTHNTVARFLPSYFITKTDIDRAVKIVDTALDTVLKK
- the argB gene encoding acetylglutamate kinase — its product is MKDLVVIKYGGSVLKDVKLKHAFFGYTKKLIRTHAVVIIHGGGKEITQLLDRLGIKTKFVNGLRFTDEETLSAAEMVLSGKVNKQLVAEFNTCGITAVGLSGRDAGMVYAKPIKKLGFVGKTVKINPGVIHVLIKQNIVPVISPIATNKKTCSALNLNADTFAAEVAVALHARRLVFLTDVPGVLDAQGNVVPIVRTGNVNKMISTGIITGGMIPKIRSCVETIKKGVGEVVITNNCWGNNVKNTRVIR